GATTTAATCGCTGAAAGAATATTAACTTTACAGGGAACTCCTTTACACACTTTTGAAGACTATGTGCGTCTATCTAAAGTAAAAGTAGGTAAAGATGTTACGAACGACGAAGAGTCGGTAAAATTAGTGGTAAATTCGATTAGCGAATTATTAAAAGTAGAACGTGAAATTCTTGATTTGTCAGATGAGGCTAATGATGAAGGAACAAATTCAATGATGAGCGATTTTATTTCTGAACAAGAAAAAACGTTATGGATGATGAACGCTTGGCTAAGCTAAATCACCATGTTTTTAGGGGAATTATAGCAGCGTAGCAATACGCTGCTTTTTTTTGTTTGTAACATTTATTTTAAAGAATCGTCAAACAAGAAAATCTAAAACCTAACCAATGAAAAAACTATTCTCCTTTGCATTACTCTTACTTGTAGTTACAAGTACTAGTTTTGCCCAATCTTTAGAAAACAAGATAGATAAAATTCTTAATGAACAGTTTAAGGAAAATGAAACAGGTATTTCTGTGTTAGTTGCCAAAAAAGGTAAAGTTGTATATCGAAAAGCCTTTGGTAAATCTAATTTAGAATTGGATGTAAATATGACTCCAGAAAATGTTTTTGAAGTAGGATCTATTACAAAACAGTTTACGGCAGTAGCAATTTTAATGCTTGTTGAAGAGGGTAAGTTAAGCTTACAAGATGATATCACTAAGTTTATACCAGATTATCCTACCAAAGGAAATAAGATAACAGTACATCATTTGTTAACCCATACTTCTGGAATTAAAAGTTATACTTCAATGCAAAAATTTGGTGAAGTAGCAACTATAGACAAAGAGCCTTTAAAATTTATAGATTTCTTTAAAAATGAACCTATGGATTTTAATCCAGGAGAAAAATATAAATACAATAACTCTGGATATTTTATTCTTGGATATATAGTAGAAAAAGTAAGTGGAATAAGCTATCCAAAATTTTTAGAAGAAAGAATTTTTAAGAAATTGAATATGAATGCTTCATATTATGGAAGTCATAGAAAGCTGATTAAAAATAGAGCATCTGGATATCAAAAAAGAAATGGAACTTACTCGAACGCTAGATACATCAGTTTAACACTTCCGTATGCTGCAGGATCAATTATGTCTAATGTAGATGATATGTTAAAATGGCAAATAGCAATTTCTAAGAATACTTTACTAAAAAAAGAAACTTTAGATATAGCATTTACGAATTATACATTGAATAATGGAGAAAAAATAAACTACGGCTATGGTTGGAGTTTAGATGAATTAAATGATGTTGCTACTATTGAACATGGTGGTGCAATTCCAGGATATTTATCGATGGGGGTATATGTTCCTAGTCATGATGTGTATGTAATAGCATTTTCTAATTGTGGATGTAAACGACCTACGAATTTAGCTTTAGAAATAACTGCGTTAACTATTGGGAAACCTATGTTTAATGAAACCAATAAAGTGACTCTGTCAAAAGAAGCATTGAATAAATGGGTAGGAACTTATGAGTTTGATAATGGAGCAATTCGATATATAACCTTAGAAGGAGAACAACTGTATAGTAAACGTGACGGAAGTTCACAAAAGTTTAAAATTTTTCCAACTTCAGTGAATGAATTTTCTTTTGAAGATGGATTAATTTCATATGTTTTTTCAGAAAAAGAAGGAAAAAAGAGGGTACTTTTCAAAAATAGAATAAATAAAGAGAAAGGCATTTTTAGTACTAAAAAGGCACCTAAAGAGAAAGAAGAAATTAAGGTTGCCGCTAATGTTTTAAAAAAATATGAAGGAAAGTATGAACTAACACCTGGTTTTGTAATTACGATAACAGCAAAAGAACAACAACTGTTTGCACAAGCAACAGGACAACCACAGTTTGAGCTGTTTGCAGAATCGCCAACGAAATTTTTCCTTAAAGTAGTTGCTGCCAGTGTAGAATTTCATCAAGATGAGCAGGGAAATACCAATGCTTTGACTTTGTTTCAAGGAGGGAGAGAAATGAAAGCTAAAAAGCAATAACTTCTACAACAGGTACTTAATCAGTATTCGAATACTTACAAAGGCAATCAATATAGCGGTTGCCTTTTTTAATTGAATTGGAGTAAACAATTTATTACTTAATCTACTACCAATTTGTCCACCAATTAACACCGTTACCAATAAGATTGAAGTTAAGTTCCAGTCAATGGTAAATGTCGGATTGGTATATTGACCAATTAAACCACTTATAGAGTTAACCAAAATAAAAAAACTAGCTGTTGCCGCTATCTTTTTGGGCGAATCCCAGTTTGTAAGATGTAATAATGGTGCTAAAAAAATACCACCTCCAATACCTACCATACCAGATATAAAACCAATGACACCTCCGTATGCCGCATTCTTTTGAATATTAATTTCTTTAGATGCGGTTATTTTTTTTGATAACCACATGGTAATCGCGGCAAAAAGTAGAGTAATGCCTAAAAGAACAAAGAAGAATGTTTCGCTAATTTTTAGAAAGCCGCCAA
The sequence above is a segment of the Tenacibaculum sp. 190130A14a genome. Coding sequences within it:
- a CDS encoding sulfite exporter TauE/SafE family protein produces the protein MGLFFLFETIIQHWFIISLFFIIALLYSSVGFGGGSSYLAVLALTGIAYTQIRSTALLCNIIVVSGNVFLYVQQKQYNWRKVIPLVVFSIPLAFIGGFLKISETFFFVLLGITLLFAAITMWLSKKITASKEINIQKNAAYGGVIGFISGMVGIGGGIFLAPLLHLTNWDSPKKIAATASFFILVNSISGLIGQYTNPTFTIDWNLTSILLVTVLIGGQIGSRLSNKLFTPIQLKKATAILIAFVSIRILIKYLL
- a CDS encoding Dps family protein, which codes for MNTTVLGLDKEQSEKLINELNLLLANFQVYYQNLRGVHWNIKGKNFFELHVKFEELYTDAQEKVDLIAERILTLQGTPLHTFEDYVRLSKVKVGKDVTNDEESVKLVVNSISELLKVEREILDLSDEANDEGTNSMMSDFISEQEKTLWMMNAWLS
- a CDS encoding serine hydrolase produces the protein MKKLFSFALLLLVVTSTSFAQSLENKIDKILNEQFKENETGISVLVAKKGKVVYRKAFGKSNLELDVNMTPENVFEVGSITKQFTAVAILMLVEEGKLSLQDDITKFIPDYPTKGNKITVHHLLTHTSGIKSYTSMQKFGEVATIDKEPLKFIDFFKNEPMDFNPGEKYKYNNSGYFILGYIVEKVSGISYPKFLEERIFKKLNMNASYYGSHRKLIKNRASGYQKRNGTYSNARYISLTLPYAAGSIMSNVDDMLKWQIAISKNTLLKKETLDIAFTNYTLNNGEKINYGYGWSLDELNDVATIEHGGAIPGYLSMGVYVPSHDVYVIAFSNCGCKRPTNLALEITALTIGKPMFNETNKVTLSKEALNKWVGTYEFDNGAIRYITLEGEQLYSKRDGSSQKFKIFPTSVNEFSFEDGLISYVFSEKEGKKRVLFKNRINKEKGIFSTKKAPKEKEEIKVAANVLKKYEGKYELTPGFVITITAKEQQLFAQATGQPQFELFAESPTKFFLKVVAASVEFHQDEQGNTNALTLFQGGREMKAKKQ